In Dermacentor variabilis isolate Ectoservices chromosome 11, ASM5094787v1, whole genome shotgun sequence, one genomic interval encodes:
- the LOC142564307 gene encoding uncharacterized protein LOC142564307 yields the protein MSKGSEAYIVFKHLQRPQKWGNTWTGYVESQEKYDEFVSALAAFGISFKTLRTRPSLSVKGRLLLCTQRGGVSIKEDVPFKVVESKKRGCIFQKCSEGEETSELAATLTEDPESPGVRKGLCPAMMFVKQIERCPI from the exons ATGTCGAAGGGGTCCGAAGCTTACATCGTTTTTAAGCACCTCCAACGCCCGCAAAAGTGGGGAAACACTTGGACTGGCTACGTAGAATCGCAAGAGAAGTACGACGAATTCGTGTCTGCTCTAGCCGCCTTCGGCATCTCATTCAAAACCTTGAGAACGAGGCCCTCGCTCAGTGTAAAAG GGAGGCTCCTGCTGTGCACTCAGCGTGGTGGTGTCTCCATAAAGGAAGATGTGCCGTTCAAGGTTGTGGAGAGTAAGAAGAGAGGCTGCATTTTTCAAAAGTGCAGCGAG GGAGAAGAAACAAGCGAGTTGGCAGCCACCTTGACTGAAGACCCCGAGTCCCCAGGCGTAAGGAAGGGCCTCTGCCCTGCAATGATGTTCGTCAAACAAATTGAGAG
- the LOC142564463 gene encoding uncharacterized protein LOC142564463: MDRKAAQPEIPDEKSGQKTDDLQHLLTNYLRYLYRAEPYKLSPNDPYGGPGGREDSPKQPSDLGLWAVSRQAIDTAIGSISAHTAHGLDNIPAGVIKHLGPQTRDQLADIFNDILAGDPVPRDWLRGKVTLVPKRGGDPGLIRDYRPLTITSVFYRVFAQVIKTWMSG, translated from the coding sequence ATGGATAGGAAAGCAGCACAGCCCGAAATTCCTGATGAAAAGTCAGGACAGAAAACGGACGATCTCCAGCACCTCCTAACAAACTACCTCCGTTATCTGTACAGAGCCGAACCCTATAAGCTCTCCCCTAACGATCCCTACGGTGGGCCAGGAGGCAGGGAAGATTCGCCAAAGCAACCAAGCGACCTAGGGCTGTGGGCGGTGTCGAGACAAGCCATTGATACAGCCATTGGTAGTATTAGCGCTCACACTGCTCATGGTCTCGATAACATCCCAGCTGGAGTCATCAAGCACCTGGGACCCCAGACAAGAGATCAACTGGCCGATATCTTCAATGACATCCTGGCAGGAGATCCAGTGCCAAGAGATTGGCTTCGGGGAAAGGTGACCCTTGTGCCAAAACGAGGCGGAGACCCAGGCCTGATTCGCGACTACCGACCCCTCACTATCACCAGCGTCTTTTACAGAGTGTTTGCTCAGGTAATCAAGACGTGGATGAGCGGTTGA